Sequence from the Papilio machaon chromosome 21, ilPapMach1.1, whole genome shotgun sequence genome:
gtatcCTGGTTCTCAACTACATACCCATgaattttcagccaaatcggttcagccgttcttgagttataaatagtgtaactaacacgactttcttttatatatatagagatcaatatatatatatatatatatatatatatatatatatatatatatatatatatatatatatatatatatatatatatattataaaacaaagtcgctttcgctgtatgtccgtatgtatgcttagatctttaaaactacgcaacggattttgacgcggttttttttaatagatagagtgattcttaaggaaggtttgtatgtataataaatgcataatatagtagagaaacactgataaatttaaaggtttctaatgtgaacgctgtgaacgttgtgtataaggacattctgtagtaggtatattttgcattgcacccgtgcgaagccggggcgggtcgctagtttaatataagaaaacaCTAAGGCTGTTCTTTAGCGGGAGTTAGTCTAACATCTTTCCTTTTACAGATAGTTTTCGAACTACCTGTATAGTGTAGCCTATGTTACATACTAAATGATAGTATTACTTTTTAAGagcaaaatatttgttgaattcagtccagtagtttttgagtctATAcgtaatgtacaaaaaataaaaatataaatcttttctCCTTGTAGCATTATCGTAGAAGTATAccttacttaaataaaataaattttggatAATTTCGGATGCATGCAGTCagctgaattcgccgaaatagcgaagcgaccgttacCGTAGACGACAATTGCATCTACGTTGCCAAGGTTTAATCGACAGAAGAGGGAACGCAAAGAATGAGAATATTTTCTCTTGctatgcatcccctcttcCTACTaatccacttctccttcctatgcttTACTTATAAGAATAGGGTGGGAAGGGTaataggactaaaattaggcctccagcacgcacactcatcaggcgaaacgcgaaattacttccactggacgcctgtcttctgtgaggtcgtggtattgcaccaaGCGAGTCGGTCCATTCGTgcgataaatattattgttgctgATGTCCAtcaatgttttacatatttttgtttatttatttaacagagCTTAATAgtagataatatatttagaaacGTTTCCGTGAaactaataatttcaaaattaacttcCATCGTCAAAAgtgtaaagttaaattttcacAAGGCACAGCTaggaaacattttattttttaatgaaaaagtaaACCCAATTTTCCTATTAAATTGCATTACCTTGTCAGCGTCTAGTCTCGAACGTTGAATTCAATTTAGAAATGTTATTTGCAAAAtgtgaaatgttttgttttgtcgTCTTTGCACATTATATTTtaggaaaattaatttactttcaatataaatacaacatGCATTCCTCgtgtcataaaaaaataacattttatacactAATATATTGTTCGTAAGAAACATTCTTCAACTTCtcaccgtgggtttctgagaccaaaatgtctGTAAAAATCTCTCTCTTCATTCCtgtcatctatctatatatataaaagaaagtcgtgttagttacactatttataactcaagaacggctgaatcgattagACTGAAAATTCATGGGTATGTAGTTGAGAACCAGgatacggacataggatactttttatcccgtttcctttttttttaaattccgcgggaacgaagtcgcgggcaaaagctagtattgtataaaagaaagtcgtgttagttacactatttataactcaagaacggcttaaccgatttgactgaaaattcaTGGGTATGTAGTTGAGAACCAGgatacggacataggatactttttatcccgcttctttttttttttttttttaaatttcgcgggaacggagtcgcgggcaaaagctagttgttgataaaacagagataacaatatgtttatagAAGGATTTTGATATAGGAAAcctataacattaataataaaaaaataaaaacatggaTTAAAGAAAGGTTTCGTAGCACACAACAAATGGATACTGAGCAAGTCGACTGAgttacgtaataaaattttcatcgtCACTacgttttaattgaaattgaacGTTCACTTTTATGTCCAATTGAAGTCCGGAATGGATAGGGTTGAGGCAAATGGATAGAGTTGAGGCAATGGATAGGATTCGATAGAAAACAAAAAGCGCTATCGTATCTTGTAATAcgactttaaatatattttcagaacattttaattatctgtaacttttattaatgaataaatcaaCTATCGTTGTAGTAGTTTTTCCATACTATGTACGAGATATAGGTAGTTCTGAGATATAATAgaaatccttaaaaaaaaactgtaaagcTATGAAAAATTCTGtttaaaatacgaaaaaaaatatatctgaaaagtaaaatgaattgattactttattaaaataatacttttaaatcacATATacgttcaaataaaaaatatagtcaatCAAATCGAAGGATACAAAACAATAGATATATACGGAATTTCATTTTCAGTATTCAGCTGTCACACGGGTACAATATTGTACTGTAACTATTGTCGGTCATTGAATATTCCGACGTGACCGGACTTACAGGCTCGAGAGGCTTTCGGGGTAACGAGAACAAATACATGTGctatcaattttattgtgCGTACGATTGATATTGCCACTCACATAAATCGgaccaaatatatttttttcaccaAGAACAACCTTATTGtttggattatttttatttacactatcGTTTGTGGTACGCtgaaaaaaaaggtaaacgATAAATGGAAAGATCAACGTAATTCTGTGGGGTTAACaggaatatttgtgataatcaTCTTCgtgtcatcgacaaaatttgtattaaaatttgtaagtacaccaaaaatttatacatatgaCTTCGTACCGAAGGCGATTGACACAAACATTCATACTAGGCCCATTACactcgtgtgaaactagcataaGGATTGATTTAGGATATACAATGATTGATTTGACAATTTCATTTGACAAACAGTCAACTACATGGCTCGTTGAGCAAAGGTATAGTTTTATATCACGTGATCCTTATCCAATTgtcgtttaatttatttcgcGTTAACATGTTATACGTGTGCACGACAGCGTAAAACGGACCCTGCAGCCCACGGGGGTCTAATCGCATAAGAGGGCTTAAGCATCGTTAGGAAAGCAAACTTGtagaaaatgtaaatagtataatgtttttaactcTTATTTTCTCGTTATATTGTTGTCAAGATTCGTATAATTGCACAAACGAAAAGAGAAAGAtgaatatgtacatatttagatACTtagaagaatttatttaagttaaaattatgatttatttgttaagttaCGTAATATCATTTTGAAATTGACTAGGTTAAgaatgtacttttttaaatatgtttttatgttattccGTAGAttatgtagtaaaaataacaataataaagagAATTTCACGTAGATGTTTAAGGATCGAGCGCCAGGACGAAAATAAAGGCGAATGCGGGGGGGCGCGCGATATTTATACTTCCCCCCTCGGTGGAGGCGGGGAAGGTGATTAACGGAGGCATTTCGCGTATAAATCGAATATGTCCTGTATGAACGATGTAAAAGTGTGTTAAATGGAAAAAggatatgtaaattaataagtatataacggaaaatattgtaaataaagtaaataaaggaaataaatGGGGAGAATCATGCGCAGGGGGGGGCATCCTTCTCTGTCTGACCTTGGTCCTTTCACTCGGCGCCGGAGAGTATATAAGACGGACGAATCACGGCGTCGAGTGGGATCCAACCGGGCCTCCGAAGACAGAAGAAGATCCCCCTTGCGCCGCTGACCTCCGAAGAAACAAACTGCGTGTTTCATTGTAACCTCGATGTAACCTTGGTATAACCGAACAATACAGTCCACTGCAAACGCCAACATTCTATGGACCTTCGACGCCGGATCCCTGTCcaagaaaattgaaaaaagaaaaatggttTTAACACGCAGCATGGATGGAGACGCTAAGCGACGAGGGAATGTGTCGGAAGTGCCCGTTGGAACTTCAGGGGCGAATCAAGAGGGGCTTATGGTCAGTACCGATACTGGCAAGGAAAAAGCTGTTAGAACCCCCCAAGAAAGTTCCTCACGTACAACAAGTGTTTCGTCTGGTACAAATGGAAGCGAGAATACAGCGAACACTGAAGCTACTGAGGAGAGTGAGAAGACGTCGGATCGCACCGTAAGAGCGACAAAGACAACATCCCGACGTTCGGTAGCTTCGAAAAGGAAATTATTTGAGGAAATGAAAGCCCGACAACGTTTAACCGAGTTGAAGATCAAGCAAATACAAGCCGAAAAagaattagaagagcttcgcCTACAGAGATTGCAAATGGAAACGGACGATAGTGAGGAAGATGAAGCCGAAGAGGAACTGTCTTCACACAGGATTAAGACGTGGTTACAGGAAGACACCTCGGCAGTTCCACCCGCCGTGTTAGTGCATACGTCCGCGTCGGTTCAAGCGCAGGTCTCCCATACGACCGTTGCGCCTCGCGTTGCGCAGGTCTCCGACGTGACCGCTGCGCCTTCGGTGTCCGCGCAGGTCCCCGATATGACCGCTGCGCCTTCGGTGTCCGCGCAGGTCCCCGATATGACCGCTGCGCCTCGCGTCGCGACCGCGCCAGTATACAGCGCCGCGCCCGTTTCCCAAGCGCACGCGTCGCGTTCCGTACCAGTCGCGTCGCAGTCGAATCCGTATGTGGGCGAAGAAGACCTGGAAGCCAAAGAGAAGAGGAATTGTGCGCAAACGGGTCAATCGCTTATCGACGTAAACACACTCGCCGTAGCGTTGTCGCAGGCTGTGAGAGGAACGAGAGAGCCCCCGAAGTATATTCAAGAATTACCACTGTTTAATGGGAGCAGTAGAGACTGGCTGAGCTTCAAGACTGCGTATGAAGAATCATTTAGATATTTTACGGCAACTGAAAATGTAGCGAGAATACGCCGCAGCCTCCGAGGATTGGCGAGGGAAGCGGCGGGTTGCCTGCTGATAAGTCAGTCAGACCCTGGAACAATTGTAGAAGCTCTGGAAAGAAGATTTGGAAGGCCAGAAGCTCTCATACATGTGGAAATGGAAAAATTGAAGGCATTGAATAGAGCCACGGATAACCCGAGAGAATTATGTATTTTCGCAAATCGTATAGCAAATATAGTAGGGACAATTGAAGCCCTTAAgaagaaacaatatttatatagccCGGAAATGGCAAGAATAATAACGGAAAAGTTTACACCAATATTAAAGAACAAGTGGTATGATTATTCGTCAAGGAAAGTAGAAGATATTCCAGAATTGAAGAAATTGTCTATGTTTCTGAATGAAGAGGCGGACAAGTGCAGCGCCTACGCCCTGCCGGAAAATGTTCCGGAGGATTATGAGGGTAGAGAGAGAAGATTCAGAAAACCGGAACGTACTTTCATTGTCAATAAGAAACAATTTGAACAGAAATGCCCACAATGTCAGCAGGATCACAAGCTACCGACGTGCAAGTCTTTTTTGAGTCTGGATGTAAACGCAAGATGGGAAACCGTAAAGAAGAGCAGGATATGCTTCCAATGTCTTTGCTCAACAAGACATTTGAGACAGCATTGTAAGGCAACTCTATGTGGTAGAGACGGATGCCGAATGAAACATCACAAGCTGCTGCATCACGACAGGAAAACGCAAAAGGATAAGGAGGAGCCAACGGCAGAAGTCATCACAGCCGCCAATCCGTGCGATCGTCGTCGAGCATACTTGAAGATAGCGCCAATTGTGTTAAGGGGACCTCTCACCACAATAGAGACGTACGCCTTATTGGATGAGGGAAGTACGGTGACTCTTATTGACGCGTCGGTAGCGGACATTATAGGGGCAGACGGACCATCGAAGCCTATGTGGATACAAGGAATTGGTTCAGAAATGAAACAGgaaaacagtaaaattatCAATCTACACATCCGTGGAAAATACGTGGAAAATGAATACGAACTGGAGGCCGTGAGAACGGTAGAGAGAATGAAATTTGCTCCAGAGACGGTCTTCGATCATCACCTGAGTAGTTGCAGTCATTTGATGGATATTAAGGGAGAAATAATGTACAGCCATGCATCACCGAAGGTACTGATCGGTCAGGATAATTGGCATCTCATAGTAACAAGGGAACTGCGATCAGGACGACGAGACCAACCAGTAGCATCACTAACTAACCTAGGATGGGTTCTCCATGGATGTCATAGTTCGTTGTCAACCGTAGTAGCCTTTTGCGGAAGGATTCAAGAGACGAATATTGAAGAGGAAATAAGGAATTATTTCAAGCTTGAATCCTTGGGCATCGAACCGAAGAGACCGAAAGAGGATCCCGAGCAGAGGGCGATACAAATTTTAGAAGAAACTAGTAACCGGCTGCCGGACGGGCGTTTTGAAACAGGGCTGTTATGGAAAAATAGAGACGTAGAGCTTCCGAACAATTTTAAAGACGCAGAGAGGCGACTGCTCTCGCTACAGAGGAGATTAGACAAAAATGTAGAATTGAAAATGAAGTATGAAGAAAGAATAGAAAATCTCCTCAAGGCAGGATATGCAGAGCGCGCTCCAATGCCACCCCCGAAGGGGCGTACATGGTATCTGCCGCACTTTCCAGTGATTAACCCGATGAAACCGCACAAACCTCCAAGACTGGTGCATGATGCAGCCGCCAAGTCGGCGGGAGTATGCCTGAACGACATGTTATACTCAGGACCGGACTTGTTACTCTCGCTTCCCGGCGTCATCATGCGCTTCCGGCAACATGCGTATGCGATCACCGCCGATATAAAGGAGATGTTTATGCAGATAAAAGTAAGAAACGAAGACAGGGACGCACTACGTTTCATATGGAGAGGTCAGCGGCGCAAGAACGAAACGGAGGAGTTAAGGATGACTTCCTTAATCTTCGGAGCGACGTCGTCACCTTGCACGGCActctacattaaaaataagaacgcacaagaatattcaaaagaatacCCAGAGGCAGCGGCAGCTATAAAGAACAACCATTATATGGACGATTATTTGCAAAGTTTCGGGACCCTCGAAGAAGCGGAAAGAATTTCAAAACAAGTAGATTTCATACATAAGAAGGCAGGCTTTgtattagatggatggacgtcAAATGAACctaaaattgtagaaaatttAACTCAAAACTTAACAGTAAACTTAACGGAAAACTTAACTCAAAACTTAACAGAAAACTTAACGGAAAATTTAACAGAAAATTTAAGTAGAATACCGGCAACCACAGTGAGCCTAGGAGGAAAGAATACAGAGAAGGCTTTAGGATTATTGTGGCATGTCCAGGAGGATTATATTGGATTTAATACAAACAGAATGAAGATACCTGAAGATGTGCTTCAGAGTAAGCGAACGCCGACGAAACGGGAGGCTTTAAGCATAATTATGGCACTATTCGACCCGCTGGGATTGATTTCGCCGATTACCACTCCAGCCAAGAGGATATTTCAGGACACATGGAAATATAGAACAGAATGGGACGACTCTATCCCGGTAGAGCTGGCGGGTAAATGGAATTATTGGTTGAAAACTTTAACAGTGGCAGAGGGTCTTCGGGTGCCGCGGTGTTACGACAGTCAGCCGGCAGTAAAATATCAGATCCACACCTTCGTCGACGCAAGCGAAGAAGCCTATGCGGCAGCAGTATACTGGAGAATGACCCGGCCCGACGGCAGCGTCCAAGTAGCTCTAGCAGCGGCGAAGAGTCGCGTAACACCATTAAAGCCTATATCGATACCGAGGCTGGAGCTACAGGCTGCGGTGCTGGGAGTTCGTCTGGCGCGTACGGTATTGAACGAACATGATTTTCCCGTCGACAAGAAGGTGTACTGGAGTGACTCGAGGACAGCGTTGACCTGGATAAGGGCGGAACCCCGCGTGTATAAGACCTTCGTCGCACATCGCCTAGCCGAGATAGAAGAAACCACAAAGAAGAACGACTGGAGATGGCTGCCGTCGAAGGAGAACGTCGCGGACGATGCCACCAGGAATACACCGGAGGGCTTCGGCTCAAACCATCGATGGTTCCAGGGACCGCCGTTCCTCAGGCGAAACGAAGAAGAGTGGCCGGTAGAGCTAGTAATAACGCAGGACGACGTCGCAGAGCGTAGAGAGAGGTGCAACGCTCTACAGAGAGAAGAAAACAGTTATCGCGAATGTCTTCCCGATGTGAGGAGGTTCTCCAAATGGAATAGATTGATACGAGCCACTGCGAGAGTCCTACAATTTATTCGACTGTGCAAAAACCCAAAAAATGTCGTATCTGCCTCCTGGAAACGTAcaaaaaagaatgaaaaaagTGACCCGGACTGGAGAAATACCGGGGAAAAAATAGCGTCGCGTTCAACTGCTCGAGAAGGAAAAACGAGCATCTGCTACAAAATGATCACCGCAGAAGAACTAGAAAAAGCGGAGTTGCTGTGGATGAATGCCAGCCAACGAGAGGCCTTTCCAGAGGAAATTGATGTGATTGAGAGAGGCAGGAATATCAGTAAGAACAACCGCTTCGTCAACATAAGAGTCTATATGGATGAAAGAGGAACTCTACGTGTAAAAGCAAGGACGTCACAAGATGTCGACCCACCCATACTCGACGGAAAACATCCCTACACTCGGCTCTACATAGCGCACGTACACGAACAATTGCATCACGGAGGTGTAGAGATGGTTGTGAACGAACTAAGACAAAGATTGTTTATATTGAAGATACGACCGTCAGTTAAAACTGTCATCAAGAGTTGTATGCAGTGTCGCATTAGAAAAGCCAAGCCAGCCTCACCGTACACGGGCGACCTTCCCGCGGCTCGAGTAGCTCATCACGCAAGACCATTCACCTTCACAGGACTCGATTATTTTGGACCGATAGAAGTAACTGTGGCGAGACATAGAGAAAAGCGATACGGGGCGTTATTTACATGTCTAACTTCAAGAGCCATTCACATCGAAGTCGTGAGCTCATTAAGCGCGGATGCGGCTATTTCAGCGCTACGAAGATTCCTTGCCCGGAGAGGGTTCCCCAAAGAGATCTGGAGCGACAACGCGACCTGTTTTAAAGCGGCGAACAAGGAATTGGCAGAGGCCGCTCAAGAGGCTCTAGAAAATGAAGTAAATTGTCGTCGCATCACATGGAAATATATACCGCCGTCAGCACCCTTCATGGGAGGTGCATGGGAGCGCCTGGTGCGCTCCGTGAAGGAGGCGTTATATAacgtattaaaagaaaagtatCCTCGGGAAGAAACATTGTCTACTTTATTAGTTGAAGTTGAAAATACAGTAAATTCACGTCCGCTAACCCATGTCCCTGTACATTCGACAGACGAGGCTGCCATCACACCCAACCACATCCTCATCGGCCCGAACTGCCACGCGCCTGTGCCGGGCAACTTCACCAGCAGCGATGTGTCGGCCCGGCAGCTGTGGAGGCGCGCCCAGGCCCTCGCAGATGACTTCTGGCGCCGATGGGTGAGGGAGTGCCTGCCCTTGCTCCGTCACCGGCGGGAGCCCTATGGCTCCGGCGGCGTCGCCCCTCAACTGGGCGATGTCGTAATCATCTGCGACTCCAACCTGCCTCGCAACACCTGGCCGCGAGGCCGGGTGACCCGCCTGTACCCGGGCGCTGACGGAGAGGTGCGCGTCGTCGACGTCACCACGAGCAACGGGCACGTCCTGCGCCGGCCTACGAAGAAACTCGTCGTGCTGCCAACGGAATCGCGGTTCGGCGACGGCGGGAGGATGTGCACGACAGCGTTAAACGGACCCTGCAGCCCACGGGGGTCTAATCGCATAAGAGGGCATAAGCATCGTTAGGAAAGCAAACTTGtagaaaatgtaaatagtataatgtttttaactcTTATTTTCTCGTTATATTGTTGTCAAGATTCGTATAATTGCACAAACGAAAAGAGAAAGAtgaatatgtacatatttagatACTtagaagaatttatttaagttaaaattatgatttatttattaagttacgtAATATCATTTTGAAATTGACTAGGTTAAgaatgtacttttttaaatatgtttttatgttattccGTAGAttatgtagtaaaaataacaataataaagagAATTTCACGTAGATGTTTAAGGATCGAGCGCCAGGACGAAAATAAAGGCGAATGCGGGGGGGCGCGCGATATTTATACTTCCCCCCTCGGTGGAGGCGGGGAAGGTGATTAACGGAGGCATTTCGCGTATAAATCGAATATGTCCTGTATGAACGATGTAAAAGTGTGTTAAATGGAAAAAggatatgtaaattaataagtatataacggaaaatattgtaaataaagtaaataaaggaaataaatGGGGAGAATCATGCGCAGGGGGGGGGGGCATCCTTCTCTGTCTGACCTTGGTCCTTTCACTCGGCGCCGGAGAGTATATAAGACGGACGAATCACGGCGTCGAGTGGGATCCAACCGGGCCTCCGAAGACAGAAGAAGATCCCCCTTGCGCCGCTGACCTCCGAAGAAACAAACTGCGTGTTTCATTGTAACCTCGATGTAACCTTGGTATAACCGAACAATACAGTCCACTGCAAACGCCAACAATACGTATGGCTTGTCGGAAATTTgcgtttgtaatatttatctatattcaTTAAAACGATTCGTAAACTGCCCTTTTCCCTAAAGAGTGTGTAGACTGTATGTACTTGATTCCACACATCTCTACGGCCGTTATACATGAAATCACTCACTTCCTACGTATA
This genomic interval carries:
- the LOC123722207 gene encoding uncharacterized protein LOC123722207, with the protein product MVLTRSMDGDAKRRGNVSEVPVGTSGANQEGLMVSTDTGKEKAVRTPQESSSRTTSVSSGTNGSENTANTEATEESEKTSDRTVRATKTTSRRSVASKRKLFEEMKARQRLTELKIKQIQAEKELEELRLQRLQMETDDSEEDEAEEELSSHRIKTWLQEDTSAVPPAVLVHTSASVQAQVSHTTVAPRVAQVSDVTAAPSVSAQVPDMTAAPSVSAQVPDMTAAPRVATAPVYSAAPVSQAHASRSVPVASQSNPYVGEEDLEAKEKRNCAQTGQSLIDVNTLAVALSQAVRGTREPPKYIQELPLFNGSSRDWLSFKTAYEESFRYFTATENVARIRRSLRGLAREAAGCLLISQSDPGTIVEALERRFGRPEALIHVEMEKLKALNRATDNPRELCIFANRIANIVGTIEALKKKQYLYSPEMARIITEKFTPILKNKWYDYSSRKVEDIPELKKLSMFLNEEADKCSAYALPENVPEDYEGRERRFRKPERTFIVNKKQFEQKCPQCQQDHKLPTCKSFLSLDVNARWETVKKSRICFQCLCSTRHLRQHCKATLCGRDGCRMKHHKLLHHDRKTQKDKEEPTAEVITAANPCDRRRAYLKIAPIVLRGPLTTIETYALLDEGSTVTLIDASVADIIGADGPSKPMWIQGIGSEMKQENSKIINLHIRGKYVENEYELEAVRTVERMKFAPETVFDHHLSSCSHLMDIKGEIMYSHASPKVLIGQDNWHLIVTRELRSGRRDQPVASLTNLGWVLHGCHSSLSTVVAFCGRIQETNIEEEIRNYFKLESLGIEPKRPKEDPEQRAIQILEETSNRLPDGRFETGLLWKNRDVELPNNFKDAERRLLSLQRRLDKNVELKMKYEERIENLLKAGYAERAPMPPPKGRTWYLPHFPVINPMKPHKPPRLVHDAAAKSAGVCLNDMLYSGPDLLLSLPGVIMRFRQHAYAITADIKEMFMQIKVRNEDRDALRFIWRGQRRKNETEELRMTSLIFGATSSPCTALYIKNKNAQEYSKEYPEAAAAIKNNHYMDDYLQSFGTLEEAERISKQVDFIHKKAGFVLDGWTSNEPKIVENLTQNLTVNLTENLTQNLTENLTENLTENLSRIPATTVSLGGKNTEKALGLLWHVQEDYIGFNTNRMKIPEDVLQSKRTPTKREALSIIMALFDPLGLISPITTPAKRIFQDTWKYRTEWDDSIPVELAGKWNYWLKTLTVAEGLRVPRCYDSQPAVKYQIHTFVDASEEAYAAAVYWRMTRPDGSVQVALAAAKSRVTPLKPISIPRLELQAAVLGVRLARTVLNEHDFPVDKKVYWSDSRTALTWIRAEPRVYKTFVAHRLAEIEETTKKNDWRWLPSKENVADDATRNTPEGFGSNHRWFQGPPFLRRNEEEWPVELVITQDDVAERRERCNALQREENSYRECLPDVRRFSKWNRLIRATARVLQFIRLCKNPKNVVSASWKRTKKNEKSDPDWRNTGEKIASRSTAREGKTSICYKMITAEELEKAELLWMNASQREAFPEEIDVIERGRNISKNNRFVNIRVYMDERGTLRVKARTSQDVDPPILDGKHPYTRLYIAHVHEQLHHGGVEMVVNELRQRLFILKIRPSVKTVIKSCMQCRIRKAKPASPYTGDLPAARVAHHARPFTFTGLDYFGPIEVTVARHREKRYGALFTCLTSRAIHIEVVSSLSADAAISALRRFLARRGFPKEIWSDNATCFKAANKELAEAAQEALENEVNCRRITWKYIPPSAPFMGGAWERLVRSVKEALYNVLKEKYPREETLSTLLVEVENTVNSRPLTHVPVHSTDEAAITPNHILIGPNCHAPVPGNFTSSDVSARQLWRRAQALADDFWRRWVRECLPLLRHRREPYGSGGVAPQLGDVVIICDSNLPRNTWPRGRVTRLYPGADGEVRVVDVTTSNGHVLRRPTKKLVVLPTESRFGDGGRMCTTALNGPCSPRGSNRIRGHKHR